A stretch of the Agromyces larvae genome encodes the following:
- a CDS encoding serine/threonine-protein kinase — protein MNRRLPSTPPTLPGFVFVRALGSGGFADVFCYEQDMPRRVVAVKVLLAELVNDEVRRMFRAEADLMAQLSSHPSILTVYQAGVAADGRPYLVMEYCSSTLAERYRSAPLPISEVLAIGVRISSAVEAAHRQGVLHRDIKPSNILTTAYGHPVLGDFGIAASVVEGEHGAAGVSIPWSAPEVLADDRASVASEVWSLGATVYSLLAGRSPFEVPGGANGSAALIARIEKARLNPTGRADVPERLEQVLARAMSRRPAERQASALELLRDLQAVEEELGLSQTPGDLEVQEWASAPLADPVDPVDRTRLAPAAEPGEAGGRRAESRGARRWVSDGPADASIGVPAPPSRRRLGWGVAAALAMLVGVIAAGAGFWLALGSDDPIPVVADLRADVDGTIVTFAWDDPGIDEREAFLVRVEGQDTPARRETALDVPARAGERLCATVRVTRDGRSGAPSAERCVEVEESGG, from the coding sequence GTGAACAGGCGACTGCCGTCGACGCCGCCCACCCTGCCGGGGTTCGTCTTCGTGCGCGCGCTCGGATCGGGCGGGTTCGCCGACGTGTTCTGCTACGAGCAGGACATGCCCCGTCGGGTGGTCGCGGTGAAGGTGCTGCTCGCCGAGCTGGTCAACGACGAGGTGCGACGGATGTTCCGTGCCGAGGCCGACCTCATGGCGCAGCTGTCGAGTCATCCGTCGATCCTCACCGTCTACCAGGCCGGCGTCGCCGCCGACGGCCGGCCCTACCTCGTCATGGAGTACTGCTCGTCGACCCTCGCCGAGCGATATCGATCGGCGCCGCTGCCGATCAGCGAGGTGCTGGCCATCGGCGTCCGCATCTCGAGCGCCGTCGAGGCCGCGCACCGGCAGGGCGTGCTGCACCGCGACATCAAGCCGTCGAACATCCTCACCACCGCCTACGGGCACCCGGTGCTGGGCGACTTCGGCATCGCCGCCAGCGTGGTCGAGGGCGAGCACGGCGCGGCCGGGGTCTCGATCCCGTGGTCGGCACCCGAGGTGCTCGCCGACGATCGCGCCTCGGTGGCGAGCGAGGTCTGGTCGCTCGGCGCGACGGTGTACTCGCTGCTCGCGGGCCGGAGCCCGTTCGAGGTGCCGGGCGGGGCGAACGGGTCGGCGGCGCTCATCGCCCGCATCGAGAAGGCGCGGCTCAACCCGACGGGTCGCGCCGACGTGCCCGAACGGCTCGAGCAGGTGCTCGCCCGCGCGATGAGCCGCCGACCCGCGGAGCGCCAGGCCAGCGCGCTCGAGCTGCTCCGCGACCTGCAGGCGGTGGAGGAGGAGCTGGGGCTCTCGCAGACGCCGGGCGACCTCGAGGTGCAGGAGTGGGCGTCCGCTCCGCTCGCCGACCCCGTCGATCCCGTCGACCGGACCCGGCTGGCGCCCGCAGCCGAGCCCGGCGAGGCCGGGGGGCGGCGCGCCGAGTCGCGCGGGGCGCGGCGCTGGGTCTCCGACGGACCGGCGGACGCGTCGATCGGCGTGCCCGCCCCGCCGTCCCGCCGCCGGCTCGGCTGGGGGGTCGCCGCGGCCCTGGCGATGCTCGTCGGGGTGATCGCCGCCGGGGCCGGGTTCTGGCTCGCGCTCGGCAGCGACGACCCGATCCCCGTGGTCGCCGACCTGCGCGCCGACGTCGACGGCACGATCGTCACGTTCGCCTGGGACGACCCCGGCATCGACGAACGCGAGGCGTTCCTCGTGCGCGTCGAAGGACAGGACACCCCCGCCCGGCGCGAGACCGCCCTCGACGTCCCCGCCCGCGCCGGCGAGCGGCTCTGCGCGACGGTGCGGGTCACGCGCGACGGGCGCAGCGGGGCGCCGAGCGCCGAGCGCTGCGTCGAGGTCGAGGAGTCGGGCGGATGA
- a CDS encoding aspartate aminotransferase family protein, which translates to MTDVSTEARLDAALLQQQAKDHLWMHFSRQSTMEQGVPVIVKGEGHHIWDIEGRRYIDGLAGLFVVNAGHGRRRLAEAAAKQASELAFFPIWSYAHPAAIMLADRLAEEAPGDLNHVFFSTGGGEAVETAFKLAKYYWKLQGRPTKHKVISRSVAYHGTPQGALAITGIPAMKEMFEPVTPGGFRVPNTNFYRAAEMGAPADDLEAFGRWAADRIEEMILFEGPETVAAVFLEPVQNSGGCFPPPPGYFQRVREICDRHDVLLVSDEVICAFGRLGRTFACDAYGYVPDMITCAKAMTSGYSPIGATIVSDRLYEPFAHGNTSFSHGYTFGGHPVSAAVALENLAIFDEEGLNERVREHSPLFRAELEKLLDLPIVGDVRGDGYFFGIELVKDKATRETFDDDESERLLRGFLSKALFDAGLYCRADDRGDPVIQLAPPLTIGPAEFTEIEQILRGVLTEAWSRL; encoded by the coding sequence ATGACCGATGTCAGCACCGAGGCCCGCCTCGACGCCGCGCTGCTCCAGCAGCAGGCCAAAGACCATCTCTGGATGCACTTCTCGCGCCAGTCGACGATGGAGCAGGGCGTGCCCGTCATCGTCAAGGGCGAAGGGCACCACATCTGGGACATCGAGGGCCGGCGCTACATCGACGGGCTCGCCGGCCTGTTCGTGGTGAACGCCGGGCACGGTCGTCGCCGGCTCGCCGAAGCGGCCGCGAAGCAGGCCTCCGAGCTCGCGTTCTTCCCGATCTGGTCGTACGCGCACCCCGCGGCGATCATGCTCGCCGATCGGCTCGCCGAGGAGGCGCCCGGCGACCTGAACCACGTGTTCTTCTCGACGGGCGGCGGTGAAGCGGTCGAGACGGCGTTCAAGCTCGCGAAGTACTACTGGAAGCTGCAGGGCCGGCCCACCAAGCACAAGGTCATCTCGCGGTCGGTCGCGTACCACGGCACGCCGCAGGGCGCCCTCGCGATCACGGGCATCCCGGCGATGAAGGAGATGTTCGAGCCGGTGACGCCCGGCGGGTTCCGGGTGCCGAACACGAACTTCTACCGCGCCGCCGAGATGGGCGCGCCCGCCGACGACCTCGAGGCGTTCGGCCGCTGGGCGGCCGACCGCATCGAGGAGATGATCCTGTTCGAAGGCCCCGAGACGGTGGCTGCGGTCTTCCTCGAGCCGGTGCAGAACTCGGGCGGATGCTTCCCGCCCCCGCCCGGGTACTTCCAGCGCGTGCGCGAGATCTGCGACCGGCACGACGTGCTGCTGGTCAGCGACGAGGTGATCTGCGCGTTCGGGCGGCTCGGCCGCACGTTCGCGTGCGACGCGTACGGGTACGTGCCCGACATGATCACCTGCGCGAAGGCGATGACGAGCGGCTACTCGCCGATCGGGGCGACCATCGTCTCGGATCGCCTCTACGAGCCCTTCGCGCACGGCAACACGTCGTTCTCCCACGGGTACACCTTCGGCGGGCACCCGGTCTCGGCGGCGGTCGCGCTGGAGAACCTCGCGATCTTCGACGAGGAGGGGCTGAACGAGCGAGTGCGCGAGCACTCCCCGCTGTTCCGCGCCGAGCTCGAGAAGCTGCTCGACCTGCCGATCGTCGGCGATGTGCGCGGCGACGGGTACTTCTTCGGCATCGAGCTCGTGAAGGACAAGGCGACCCGCGAGACCTTCGACGACGACGAGTCCGAGCGCCTGCTGCGCGGATTCCTGTCGAAGGCGCTGTTCGACGCCGGCTTGTACTGCCGTGCCGACGACCGCGGCGACCCCGTGATCCAGCTGGCACCGCCGCTGACGATCGGCCCGGCCGAGTTCACCGAGATCGAGCAGATCCTGCGCGGCGTCCTCACCGAGGCGTGGAGCCGGCTCTGA
- a CDS encoding PP2C family protein-serine/threonine phosphatase: MTQIGNANTRHRMTLPGGATVTLSWAAETHVGHRRVVNEDSFVAQAPVFAVADGMGGHAAGDFASAAVVTRLAEHGGQTVIGTPEVDHALRLAVQDMGRSTGVTDEGSGTTVTGVGLTEISGEPAWIVFNIGDSRVYRLIGGVLEQLTVDHSIVQELVDAGQITRDEADTHPHSNVITRAVGFHETPLPDYRAIAVEAGMRLLICSDGLTKELTSYGIRHFLMASRRPERSARDLLDAALGNGGRDNVTVVVVDVVAVDRD; the protein is encoded by the coding sequence GTGACCCAGATCGGCAACGCCAACACGCGTCATCGAATGACGCTGCCGGGTGGTGCGACGGTCACGCTCTCGTGGGCGGCCGAGACGCACGTGGGCCACCGCCGGGTCGTGAACGAGGACAGCTTCGTCGCGCAGGCGCCGGTGTTCGCGGTCGCCGACGGGATGGGCGGGCATGCGGCCGGCGACTTCGCGAGCGCCGCGGTCGTCACCCGCCTCGCCGAGCACGGCGGGCAGACCGTCATCGGCACGCCGGAGGTCGATCACGCGCTGCGCCTCGCGGTGCAGGACATGGGCCGCAGCACCGGGGTGACCGACGAGGGCAGCGGCACGACGGTCACCGGCGTCGGGCTGACCGAGATCTCCGGCGAACCCGCGTGGATCGTCTTCAACATCGGCGACTCGCGGGTGTACCGGCTCATCGGGGGCGTGCTCGAGCAGCTCACCGTCGACCACTCGATCGTGCAGGAGCTCGTCGACGCCGGCCAGATCACCCGCGACGAAGCCGACACGCACCCGCACTCGAACGTGATCACGCGCGCGGTCGGGTTCCACGAGACCCCGCTGCCCGACTACCGGGCCATCGCCGTCGAGGCGGGCATGCGGCTGCTGATCTGCTCCGACGGGCTCACGAAGGAGCTGACGTCGTACGGCATCCGGCACTTCCTGATGGCCAGCCGCCGGCCCGAGCGCTCGGCGCGCGACCTGCTCGACGCGGCGCTCGGCAACGGCGGGCGCGACAATGTGACGGTCGTCGTCGTCGACGTGGTCGCGGTCGACCGCGACTGA
- a CDS encoding FHA domain-containing protein: MVDGRIRVARERGRPEWEVIAGVRFVVALEAPAQPAAVRAFILAAGDRDATLEQLIAATPLAGEAGEGFVLAWWPPGTDPLPDVTVVARGAAVVDLASPGGSRRFEAREVRPWHLAEFGDVERIRISGRGAPLDGDASGELLGDDGRAAGVTTVEWRASQHALEAARAHAWASPEDAADTSLLAHAAPGTTDPTDPVEAIEARTEPVARFRIGQGPPRDIRSRIVLGRRPAAPRLPGDPVELVRVEDDRRVVSASHLELRAEGGRVVATDLRSTNGTIVESTARSHRMRAGESIVVRPGTRLRLGGDTIVEILPPRIDRPSGLDRQAPA; the protein is encoded by the coding sequence ATGGTCGACGGTCGGATCCGGGTCGCGCGCGAGCGCGGGCGCCCCGAATGGGAGGTGATCGCGGGGGTCAGGTTCGTCGTGGCGCTCGAGGCGCCCGCGCAGCCGGCCGCGGTCCGGGCGTTCATCCTCGCCGCCGGTGATCGCGACGCCACCCTCGAACAGCTCATCGCGGCCACGCCGCTGGCGGGCGAGGCGGGTGAGGGATTCGTGCTCGCGTGGTGGCCGCCCGGGACGGATCCGCTGCCCGACGTGACCGTCGTGGCGCGCGGGGCGGCCGTGGTCGACCTCGCCTCCCCGGGCGGATCCCGGCGGTTCGAGGCGCGCGAGGTCCGCCCGTGGCATCTCGCCGAGTTCGGCGACGTCGAACGGATCCGCATCAGCGGTCGCGGCGCTCCGCTCGACGGCGACGCATCGGGCGAACTCCTCGGCGACGACGGTCGCGCCGCCGGGGTCACCACGGTCGAGTGGCGGGCCTCGCAGCACGCCCTCGAGGCCGCGCGGGCGCACGCGTGGGCCTCGCCCGAGGATGCGGCCGACACCAGCCTGCTCGCGCACGCCGCGCCGGGAACGACCGACCCGACCGACCCGGTCGAGGCGATCGAGGCGCGCACCGAACCCGTCGCGCGATTCCGGATCGGGCAGGGCCCGCCCCGGGACATCCGCTCCCGCATCGTGCTCGGCCGTCGCCCCGCCGCGCCGCGCCTGCCCGGCGACCCCGTCGAACTGGTGCGCGTGGAGGACGACCGGCGCGTGGTCTCGGCATCGCACCTCGAACTGCGCGCCGAGGGCGGGCGGGTCGTGGCGACCGATCTTCGCTCCACGAACGGCACGATCGTCGAGTCGACCGCGCGCAGCCACCGGATGCGGGCCGGAGAGTCGATCGTGGTGCGACCGGGCACCCGGCTTCGGCTCGGAGGGGATACCATCGTCGAGATCCTCCCTCCCCGGATCGACCGTCCCAGCGGTCTCGACAGACAGGCCCCCGCGTGA
- a CDS encoding NAD(P)/FAD-dependent oxidoreductase, translated as MEPALTRRAARGQATSDAARRASFWLDSLAESGADPLRPRTALTANAWFDVCLIGGGLTALWTAYSLMRADPTLRVAVLEREIAGFGASGRNGGWCSALFPRSTASLERTHGREAAIAMRRAMIDTVDEVGRITAAEGIDCDFVRGGTVVFARSDAQRSAARAEVEESARYGVDRLEYWDERRVAERFDVSGADDRTPAAVYDPACARVHPAKLVRGLARAVERLGVAIFERTEVLDWSAGRVRFRALDGSGATGTVSARHVLVATEGYSPRLPRARRRILPIFSLMIATEPLPPEVWNRIGLTHGETFSDYRHLLVYGQRTADDRIAFGGRGARYHWASAVDPRFEQDDRVFAHLASTLRDLFPAVGDARITHRWGGPLGIARDWHPTVSYNPRTGVGFAGGYVGDGLSTTNLAGRTLADLVLGRTSELTALPWVQHRSPLWEPEPLRWVGANLGILGTGLADREERLTGRPSLIARAIGPLTGH; from the coding sequence GTGGAGCCGGCTCTGACGCGGCGCGCGGCCCGCGGCCAGGCCACGTCCGACGCCGCACGGCGGGCGAGCTTCTGGCTCGATTCGCTGGCGGAATCCGGGGCGGACCCGCTGCGGCCCCGTACCGCGCTCACCGCGAACGCCTGGTTCGACGTGTGCCTGATCGGCGGCGGACTGACCGCCCTGTGGACCGCGTACTCGCTGATGCGGGCCGACCCGACCCTGCGGGTGGCCGTGCTCGAGCGAGAGATCGCCGGATTCGGCGCATCGGGACGCAACGGCGGCTGGTGTTCGGCCCTGTTCCCTCGCTCGACCGCATCGCTGGAGCGCACGCACGGCCGCGAGGCGGCGATCGCGATGCGCCGCGCGATGATCGACACCGTCGACGAGGTCGGCCGCATCACCGCCGCCGAGGGGATCGACTGCGACTTCGTGCGCGGCGGCACCGTCGTCTTCGCGCGCAGCGACGCGCAGCGCAGCGCCGCACGGGCCGAGGTCGAGGAGTCGGCCCGCTACGGCGTCGATCGCCTCGAGTACTGGGACGAACGGCGGGTCGCCGAGCGGTTCGACGTGAGCGGGGCGGACGACCGCACCCCTGCCGCGGTCTACGATCCCGCGTGCGCCCGGGTGCATCCGGCGAAACTGGTGCGCGGCCTCGCCCGAGCGGTCGAGCGTCTCGGCGTGGCGATCTTCGAACGCACCGAGGTGCTCGACTGGTCGGCCGGGCGGGTGCGGTTCCGCGCGCTCGACGGCAGCGGCGCGACCGGGACGGTGTCGGCCCGGCACGTGCTCGTCGCCACCGAGGGCTACAGTCCGCGTCTGCCGAGGGCGCGGCGTCGCATCCTGCCGATCTTCTCGCTGATGATCGCCACCGAACCGCTCCCGCCCGAGGTCTGGAACCGGATCGGCCTGACACACGGCGAGACGTTCAGCGACTACCGGCATCTGCTCGTCTACGGGCAGCGCACCGCCGACGACCGCATCGCGTTCGGCGGCCGCGGCGCCCGCTACCACTGGGCGAGCGCCGTCGACCCCCGATTCGAGCAGGACGACCGGGTGTTCGCCCACCTCGCGTCGACGCTCCGCGACCTGTTCCCGGCGGTGGGCGATGCCCGCATCACGCACCGCTGGGGCGGCCCGCTCGGCATCGCCCGCGACTGGCACCCGACCGTGAGCTACAACCCGCGCACCGGCGTCGGCTTCGCAGGCGGCTACGTCGGCGACGGCCTCTCGACCACGAACCTCGCCGGACGCACCCTCGCCGATCTCGTCCTCGGCCGCACCTCGGAGCTGACCGCCCTTCCGTGGGTGCAGCACCGCTCTCCGCTGTGGGAACCCGAGCCCCTGCGCTGGGTCGGCGCGAACCTCGGCATCCTCGGCACGGGGCTCGCCGACCGCGAGGAGCGCCTCACCGGCCGCCCGTCGCTCATCGCGCGCGCCATCGGCCCGCTCACCGGGCACTGA
- a CDS encoding Lrp/AsnC family transcriptional regulator yields the protein MTNTGRSPARPVQLDEVSKAIIEQLQVDGRRSYADIGKAVGLSEAAVRQRVQKLTESGVMQIVAVTDPMQLGFTRQAMIGVRASGDTREVAARLAEIPEIDYVVLTAGSFDVLAEVVCEDDAQLIALLNERIRSIPGVQSTESFVYLMLQKQFYNWGTVRNRES from the coding sequence ATGACCAACACCGGCCGATCGCCCGCGCGCCCGGTGCAGCTCGACGAGGTGTCCAAGGCGATCATCGAGCAGCTCCAGGTCGACGGTCGGCGTTCCTACGCCGACATCGGCAAGGCCGTGGGGTTGAGCGAGGCCGCGGTCCGCCAGCGCGTGCAGAAGCTCACCGAGTCGGGCGTGATGCAGATCGTCGCGGTCACCGACCCGATGCAGCTGGGCTTCACCCGGCAGGCGATGATCGGCGTGCGCGCCTCGGGCGACACCCGCGAGGTGGCCGCACGGCTGGCCGAGATCCCCGAGATCGACTACGTGGTGCTGACCGCCGGCAGCTTCGACGTGCTCGCCGAGGTGGTCTGCGAGGACGACGCGCAGCTGATCGCGCTGCTGAACGAGCGCATCCGCTCGATCCCGGGCGTGCAGTCGACCGAGTCGTTCGTCTACCTGATGCTGCAGAAGCAGTTCTACAACTGGGGAACCGTGAGGAACCGAGAATCATGA